From the Struthio camelus isolate bStrCam1 chromosome 19, bStrCam1.hap1, whole genome shotgun sequence genome, the window ACAGAAGTTTGACacctggacagaaaaaaaaaaaaaaaaaagaaagctgtttaCTTCACATACGTAACCTTCTCCCTGAGCTGGAGGGAAAAGTGTCTTTTCAACCAGCCAGCTCAGGAGATATGGCTATGACAAAGCATCTCGCTCAGTGAACAACCAGTGCTGATGGGAAATGTAAGTCTGAACTCTCAGGGGTGGAGAGTATATATTCCTATATATAGGTGCCTATATAGAGGCACCTAGGCAGAGAACTGCATCTTACCCTAGGTACCTTCTTAACACAGCCCAGGTCCAGATAGACCACATAGACAAGATGCTCACTGGCTTACTTAACCTCTGTCCGTACAGCAGAGACTGAATAGAGAATCACCCTACTACATCCTACAGAATCCTGATCCAACGTGTGCTGGAATTACTGATCTAGTGATTAGAATTAGCAGATTATCACTCTAATCTTCACAGCCTGTATCGGCAGCCACCACCAATGCCTTCTAGTCACAACTGCACAAACAGCCATGGCCTTgaaggcagagggaaaacacCTCTGGCAGCAAAGGGGTTCACGACCAGCTCCAAACTACGTGTCCTATTGTCCAGTCACAGGTCAGACGCGTTCGTTTGGTTGAAATGAGGAGCATTTCTTCTCTAGTCTGTCCTCTCTGCTAGCAGATGATTCCTGAAGACGGACAGTTATGGTTTTTGTTGCTATCAGGCCCCTGCTACCTCAAAGGCTGTGATACAGTTCCCTTGTTGCCTGCAGCCTGCCTGCGATCGGGTCTCCATTGCACCTTCGTGGTCGAACTCTGCCCGGTGGCTCAAGCCCGCCGGAGGGCCTGCACGCGCCCGTCCGGGCCGAGGGCCGGACAGCAGCCACCGAACGCGCTGCGGTTCCAGAGGCGAAAGCAGCTCCCTACCGCGTTCGCTGCGGGGAGCTTTTCTGCCTCGTGCTCGCTGGTCACCCGAGCAGGGCGAGAAGCTGCGAGGAGGACCAGCGGGGACGAAGGTGGGCGCGCAGGACTGAGCCTCGAACAGCCTAGCGAGCGCGGCCGCCCGCgaggccccgccgcgcgcccaccTTCCTCGCTGAGGCCGCAGTCGCCGAGCGCCACCTCGGCGAAGGGCGCGGCGCCGGGCAGCAGCCGCCCCAGGGCGCCGCACGTCTCCAGCGAGAGGCTCTGCGCCGCCAGGTCCAGGCGGccgcgccccggcgccgcgccgggctcccgcAGCCGCCGCAGCACGGCCTCctgcggcgccgcgccgcccgcctcgcaCAGCCGCGCGTAGGCCCGCCGGAACTCCTCCATGGCGGCGGCCGCAAGGGCCGGTCCCGGGGGAGCGTCttgccgccgcagcgccgccccggcctcgaactacagctcccggcgcgccccgcggcgaGGCCGGGCGCGCACTTCCGGCGGGGGaggagcgcggcgccccgcggcgggaaGGCGCCATGGAGGAGCGGGACGGGCGCGCCGGCGGCTTCAGGAaggtgcggcggggccggggccggggccggggccggggccggggcggcggggcctggccccggtcccccgcccccacccccccgctctcctttccctgcaggaGACCGTGGACCGGCTGCTCCGCCTCCACTTCCGGGACGGGCGGACCCGAGGTaccggggtggcggcggcggcgggccgggcccccccccgcccgcccgcccgcccgccatgAGCTCTCTGTCGTTGCAGTGAACGGCGACGCGCTGCTGCTGACGGCCGAGATGCTGAGGGTGTTTGTCCGCGgtgagcccgcccgcccccgcccggacCGGCCCCCTTCGCTCCGAGGACGCCGACGCTGGGCACAGCGCTGGTGAACGGCCGCTGCTCCAGGGAGCTGGGCGTTTTTATCTCACGGGATCGCGTCTGCCCCCCCGAAACCAGACACCGACACCTCATCGTGACCGCCTGTAACGCTTTCCTTTCACTTGCATTGCAGAAGCAGCTGCGCGAGCAGCACGGCAGGCTCAGGCAGAGGACCTGGAGAAAGTGGATATCGAACATGTGGAGAAAGTGCTGCCACAGCTGGTATGTAAAATACAGTTCAGATCCTCCCGTTAACAGGATAAGGATGTGGGCTGAAGCAGCTTAATCCCCTTCCTTTCGGGAGATGTTTGGCTAGTCAGTAATAtccttatggggctgctggggacCCAGCAGATGTGGTGACTGGCTTGCTCCCTTTGGAAACTAAagcagcctctgctccctccttACAGCTTCTAGACTTCTAGAGACCTGACGAAGCAAATGTGACGTGCCAGCTGTCAGCAGAAGATCTCGATCTGACAGTCAACATCTGGATTGTTATCCTCAGAGTTTAGCTCTAGGAAGAACAGCgtcactttcttctttctctgccatATTGTTTCTGTTTCCTCCCTCCTTTACCAAGCAAGACAAAGCCTGAGGCACTACACTGTCAGATGCTATTTTTGAGAGGAGGCTGCCACATTTGCTTTGGTAGACTTAAGTATGTAACAGGTTTCCATCTTGCTGCCTTATTCCTGCAACAGTAGCCTGTTCTCCACAGCATGGGTAAGATGGTGTTGCTTTTTCAGCTGACGTCAGAAACAGGTGCTGCTTCACCAAGATGCAAGGCAAGACATAATGGCTGGAAATGTCATCCCAACTGCAGGCTCTCATTGCCTCAGCAGGCAACTGTGGCAGAAACTTTAGGTCCAGCTCCAAGCCTGTCTAATGAATGGTTTGTTAACAGAAGCTCAGTTACAGGCTCTTGCCAAAAGCAGGTATCTgatctttattttataaataaacagTGTGTGTTTCTCAATACCTTCCAGTATTTCTTCAGGGCTGAGACATCAAAGAATGCTTGGAACCTTTTAACTATTTGATATTCTCCTCAGAAGCTGCTTCCCTCTGCTATAAATTTGTTCTCACAAAGAAACATCAATAAATCAAAGCCAAGTCTCCTTCCCTTGTGCAGGCTCTTTGCTGCAATTAATCATTGAAAGTCAAATTGCTTCAAAGACTTGCACAGTttccacatacacacacccacccTCTTTTCTAAATCTTTGTAGGACGAAAGGAAAAAGGACAGAATAACAAACAGCATGTGTGAGAATCCCACATCATGGTACAGGCCGGCCCCTCAGCCAGCAGGGTGGGGGAACTGTGAAATAAGAAACCTTACACATGTAGGCAGGAACCACACAACTGAACTGGCTTTGTCAGGACATACACACAACTTGCTACAGGAAAAGCAGCTGACACCAGTGTGTCTTAAAGATTGCACGTCGTTTGTTGCTGGCTATTTGAAGTCTTCATGGTTactaatagcattttttttttccttttccaatcgACAACTGTAGCAAAGCAAAGGCTTAGTAGGTCACTGTACTCTTTCAGCCAAGAGCTATCAAGGTCCTTAATCAGGGTACCAGCCGCTTGGAAACTTCAACTAAAACCACAATTTAATGCGCATTCTTTTTGGTGACAGTACCAGCTTAAGCAGTCCCCCTGTCCCTCTACACTGCAGCCTGTTTGCCAAGACAACTATTTGTGCAGCTGTACAATGAAACCAATGAAAGACTAGACCTAGTTCAGCATTCAGCCCAACAACTATACTGGTATAATAGGCAGTAGCAAAAAATATATAGGTAATACTATCTTTGAATGCCCAACTACAACCCAAGGGATGAATTCAGCTACTATAGCAGAAGTAAGATTGAAGCAAATCCAGCTTATGTGTGTGTATTGTTCAGTGGCAGGGTAGGAATCCTTGTAGCAGCTTCCTTAGTGAGAAGCCTGCAGTTTTAAATATCAGGACATCTTGCCCTTCTCAAAGAACCTTGATGCTCATTTCTTGCCTTATCCAGATTTCCAATTCTCACCCTCCCCATCCGTTCTGTCTCCTAGTGACACACAGATCTGTCAAAGCTGCTGCCCTAAAGAGGCATGAGTTCACTTCCCTGACATACTTGGTCCATACACCAGCTTTCTTGCCTGAAGGTGATTGTAGATGTAACTGTTAGTGGTAAAGTGCTATTTTAACAGCAGCAGCTAAAACTAACTCTTCTTTGCataggggaggagggggaataaGACCTCTGGTCTAGCTGTTGAAGGTACCAATTTTCCATCTTCTTGAAACAGGAGTACCTTACAGTGGGTTCAATGCTTTACTGTGTTACACAAGGGACATGCCTGGGCAGAACCGACTTAAGTAAAGCACACAGCAGTATGAAGTTGGCTGCAGGAGTCAGAGACAAAATGTTACCTCTTCACCAGAAACATCATCCCACTGGCACAGCCCATTAGAGTATAATTGGAGAAACCCAGTTGTATCTTGATTTTAAAACCATTAAAGTTCAGTCTGGGGATCCAGTTAAACCCAACgttgttcctgcagctgctgctcatATCCAGCCATCGCTAAAAAGAATCTGGGCCAAAATTGATTAGCCTCTCTGCTGGGTGAAATCGCACCCAACTGCTTCTGTGAGCAGCAGTTAGGTCCTGATGGAGCATACATTAGTCCTCATCCCTGTGATGAAATTGCTCCAGTAATAATGTTATCGTTATTTGCGTCCCtgaatttttccttctgtttgcccATACCAGGTCCTTGCGGGTGGTAGTTGTGGTGCTAGTTCTCTGACACAACTGTTAAAATCAAAATAGCTAAGCCAGTCAGTAGTATTTGATGTTGCCTGTGGTcttcaaagaagaaaactaaTATATCTGAAGGTGCAGAGCAATTTTCTACCAACCAGACTACTTTTTAATCTAATCCAGTACATCAAGCAGCACTAGCATGAATATATAATCACCTGTCATCAGCTCTGGCTATTTGTTGGCCACAAATACATTCTGCATAAATTCAGCAAAGCAGCCCTAACCACAGTCTACCTCTGGCTTCCCTGAGATGAATAAGCCTGACATAGCACCTGAACCAAGATACAGATAGTACTCTGGAGGGTAGGCTTAGCCCATGCTTAATCCACTGAAGTAATAAGCTTTAAGCATTACTttaatctttttcattttgctgtagtATGTCTTTCATAGACAGCCTGTCACGTTCCAGGAAGGCTTGCTTTCTACAGAAAGGATTATTTAGAGTAGCAGCTGTACACAGTGCTCGTGCATTCCCCGCTGCCAGTGCCTGCACACATTCCCTGTCTGTTCATGTTTGGGTGTCATATAAGAAATCAACCATCTTTTTTGCTACAGCATTCTACTCCCTCCACTTtgagtttcctttttcttcttccaccatTCTTTCatgcctccccctccctctgaGTTTCTTCAAAGCATCTGGGAACATTTGGAAGTAATTAGACCTGAAGGGAAATGCTGGCCAGGCTGGGAGACAATGACAAGTGCCAGGAACCCCGAGTGCCCTTTCTAGCCACTTTGAAGTTCATTCAGATGGTACAAAGCTCTGTTTTACTTTGTTGAAAAAAAATGGGAGGAGGGAATGAGGCATGACAGGCCCAATGAGGGAGCAGGTTCCTGTGAACTGGCAGAGAAATAGCGTTGAGGAGGAAACATTATCAAAGAGACCGACAAAAAGGCCTCCTATGGCCGCTCTGCTTTATTACATCTGCAAATTGTGCAGGTGCACACATAGTTTAGGGAACAAGTGTCTacacagggaaaacagaaaacattctaAATCTTATTACTGTAACTTGGAACCTTAACTGTCCAAAATGAATCACTGATTCATGGAAGAGACTTCAAATCAAATACAGCACCACAGCCACTGTGGCACTACAGAGCTCATCTCCAGGGCAGACACAGTTCTAAACAACAACATTCATCTCCGTACATCTCAAAAGGCAAAGATCTGGAGTAGTGATCCCCTCCCTATGCTAATTGCACTGCAGAAAACTGCTACTCTGCTGTGGAAACACTCAGACCACAGAAGAAATCAGTAAGGTGGAAAAAATCACACGTTAAGAGACCCTTTCACTGGGTGTTTTTTTAACTCATTAGAACAGCAATTAATGACGTTAATTATGTGTAATGAAAACAAATCACAGAGCTTGAGGCAGAAAAAACGCCACTGAAAAAACTCTGTCAACAGGTACCTGTGTTCTTTGTTAATAAGATTCTGTCAAGTGAAAACAGG encodes:
- the CENPX gene encoding centromere protein X codes for the protein MEERDGRAGGFRKETVDRLLRLHFRDGRTRVNGDALLLTAEMLRVFVREAAARAARQAQAEDLEKVDIEHVEKVLPQLLLDF